Proteins from a single region of Oncorhynchus tshawytscha isolate Ot180627B linkage group LG03, Otsh_v2.0, whole genome shotgun sequence:
- the LOC112236179 gene encoding cordon-bleu protein-like 1 isoform X2 — MKVDSSAEGQGHSCPGDFVKPVQLVMDDNVSQRTPRRRLSGSRVSTKNKAPSPPVSVKGLDGAGLSQRHFVSAFPQMTMDQKENQLEQDLTLVVVLPGGVEKTATVHGSKPMMDLLVMLCAKYHLNPSGYVIELVTTNRNPIKFKPNTLIGALEAEKVLLKPKGMEDKIKKPIPQMPEATVRLVINYKNTQKTMLRVSPRVPLEDLLPSICDKCEFDRQSTFLLRDAQSKDPLDLTCSLNDFAIREVYATDTKAMYSEDVPASPTPTTTTHLDTIPPSKDKMQKEKENKGLFSLFRRSKKKPEQGMTASAPASPVFPSKPRPLSMSSLSAHSSTFNCNSMASDMPKKRRAPLPPMLVSQRCPSNLSHRQRSISDSEPEAQKDSDQMAGLSRSTESSLKRTKRKAPLPPASPSVVVHDVASLDGGGQLPNTLEEIVEQEETTASVVLDSMSDVQEDDSSLNLSTADISVDAERTEALSPPLEAPDTPYAEMETSSPPESEGPAGEDQACDLSSDGKLVHSMVNNTERTDPMLIAEMDTSEAADESPPCQAEEIGGQTDLPCEDYTTQDGVKGECSTESSHTISPPAAQPMTQSTGTQASDQLDTDPYYREWPVATSTPCPPAEDAQVQTDLTPPCPVSTPRQQEVPPPSKASTSGTVGLKKDMATSTEELLIPADPITPALSPASAAPQYQTSTQSGPAPPKPSNELTRDYIPKVGMTTYTIVPHKTLEKLRNFELELMLESPNVALEKEVGSLELKDRTKQAEQLQVTAEQTELQSIVPLESSLSQQVPTTTTTTVNSNVVEPIHSPPTPTRILPAGDDKIPSPSSGGDQAGLIAEVTEMKIPPATKPKPGSFRLPQHKRTPGYYVTSAAVKSLNASPGAGQREAPGSLVAAAAQALQLVEEDSFPPPVQWEEETSEGADVVDMEPSVPSPWPSPARAPQSPGLSLEKLRSFAAPKPYSPTTPSRFAQAVSSAVKRSQSLSTDSTSPSPRLPPFYPITSRFLVNDPKGPCGVAMGRDNGEGEENKGLELQGRGDLSGGPASGNMTVQMAGQSDPEQWLSVCGERS; from the exons AGTGTCAACCAAAAACAAGGCCCCATCTCCCCCAGTATCAGTGAAGGGGCTGGATGGTGCAGGCCTCTCCCAGAGACACTTTGTATCAGCATTTCCTCAGATGACCATGGACCAGAAGGAGAACCAACTTGAACAGGACTTGACTCTGGTTGTGGTTCTGCCAGGCGGAGTGGAGAAGACAGCCACTGTCCATGGCAG CAAGCCCATGATGGATTTGTTAGTGATGCTTTGTGCCAAGTACCACCTGAACCCATCAGGCTATGTTATAGAGCTCGTCACCACCAACAGAAACCCAATCAAGTTCAAACCCAACACTCTGATCGGGGCCCTGGAGGCAGAGAAGGTTCTGCTCAAGCCCAAAGGAATGGAGGACAAGATTAAGAAGCCAATTCCTCAGATGCCAGAG GCAACTGTCCGTCTGGTAATAAACTATAAAAATACCCAGAAGACTATGCTAAGAGTCAGTCCTCGAGTCCCCCTTGAAGACCTCTTACCATCTATTTGTGACAAATGTGAATTTGACCGACAGAGCACATTTTTATTGAGAGATGCCCAATCTAAGGATCCTTTGGATTTGACCTGTTCTCTCAATGATTTTGCAATAAGGGAGGTTTATGCAACGGACACAAAAG CTATGTACTCAGAAGATGTACCTGCCTCTCCTACCCCTACTACCACAACTCATCTAG ATACCATTCCACCCAGTAAAGATAAAATGCAGAAGGAGAAAGAAAACAAGGGATTGTTCAGTTTATTCAGGAGGAGTAAGAAGAAACCTGAGCAG GGAATGACTGCTAGTGCCCCGGCGTCCCCAGTCTTTCCCAGCAAGCCTCGACCTCTTAGCATGAGTTCGCTCAGTGCCCACTCCTCCACATTCAACTGCAACTCCATGGCTTCTGACATGCCAAAGAAGAGACGGGCTCCCCTGCCCCCCATGCTGGTGTCCCAGAGATGCCCCTCTAACCTCAGCCATCGCCAGAGGTCCATCTCCGACTCAGAGCCCGAAGCCCAAAAGGACAGTGACCAG ATGGCTGGTCTGAGTCGCAGCACGGAGTCTTCCCTGAAGAGGACGAAGCGCAAGGCTCCCCTACCCCCTGCATCTCCCAGTGTGGTTGTCCATGATGTAGCTTCACTAGATGGAG GTGGCCAACTTCCTAATACACTGGAAGAGATCGTGGAGCAGGAGGAGACAACTGCCTCCGTGGTCTTAGACTCTATGAGTGATGTCCAGGAGGACGACAGCAGCCTCAACCTGTCAACAGCAGACATCTCCGTGGACGCTGAGAGAACAGAGGCCCTCTCTCCACCACTGGAGGCCCCAGACACACCGTATGCTGAGATGGAGACCTCTTCACCACCCGAGAGCGAGGGCCCAGCAGGGGAAGATCAGGCTTGTGATCTGTCCTCAGATGGCAA ACTAGTGCACAGCATGGTGAACAACACTGAGCGCACGGATCCCATGCTGATTGCCGAGATGGACACATCTGAAGCTGCAGATG AAAGCCCTCCTTGCCAAGCTGAGGAAATAGGTGGTCAGACAGACTTGCCATGTGAAGATTACACAACACAAGATGGGGTCAAAGGTGAATGTAGTACTGAGAGCTCTCATACTATCAGCCCACCAGCAGCCCAGCCTATGACACAGAGTACAGGAACACAGGCCTCAGATCAGCTGGACACTGACCCCTACTATCGTGAATGGCCAGTGGCCACAAGCACCCCCTGTCCCCCTGCTGAGGATGCCCAGGTCCAGACCGATCTCACACCACCATGTCCTGTGTCAACACCCCGACAACAGGAAGTGCCTCCCCCTTCTAAAGCCTCTACCTCTGGAACGGTGGGGCTGAAGAAGGACATGGCCACATCTACAGAGGAGCTGCTGATCCCTGCTGACCCCATCACACCTGCCTTATCTCCTGCCTCAGCAGCCCCTCAGTACCAAACGTCCACTCAAAGTGGCCCGGCCCCTCCGAAGCCATCCAATGAGCTGACCAGGGACTACATCCCCAAGGTGGGGATGACTACGTACACTATCGTGCCTCACAAGACTTTGGAGAAACTGAGAAACTTTGAGCTGGAGCTGATGTTGGAATCCCCCAACGTGGCTCTCGAGAAGGAAGTAGGTTCACTTGAACTCAAAGACCGCACTAAACAGGCTGAGCAGTTACAGGTCACAGCAGAACAGACCGAGCTGCAGTCTATTGTACCTTTGGAGTCTTCCCTATCTCAGCAagtccccaccaccactactaccactgtaAATAGCAATGTGGTTGAGCCTATTCACTCCCCCCCAACACCAACAAGAATACTTCCTGCAGGAGATGACAAGATTCCATCCCCCTCTAGTGGGGGAGACCAAGCAGGCTTAATAGCAGAGGTCACAGAGATGAAAATTCCACCCGCAACTAAACCCAAGCCTGGCTCTTTCCGCTTGCCACAGCACAAAAGAACACCTGGGTATTATGTAACCTCGGCGGCAGTGAAAAGTTTGAATGCCAGTCCTGGCGCTGGCCAGAGGGAGGCTCCAGGCAGTCTAGTGGCAGCAGCAGCGCAGGCACTGCAGCTAGTGGAGGAGGACAGCTTCCCTCCTCCGgtgcagtgggaggaggagacaTCAGAAGGCGCTGATGTAGTTGACATGGAGCCAAGTGTGCCATCTCCATGGCCCAGTCCTGCCAGGGCACCCCAATCCCCAGGGCTGAGCCTGGAGAAGCTGAGGAGTTTTGCTGCTCCCAAGCCCTACTCTCCTACGACCCCGTCCCGTTTTGCCCAGGCTGTCTCCTCGGCGGTCAAAAGGTCCCAGTCCTTATCCACAGACTCCACCTCACCCTCTCCTCGCTTGCCACCATTCTACCCAATCACAAGCCGCTTTTTAGTCAATGATCCTAAAGGACCATGTGGTGTGGCTATG GGACGTGacaatggagagggggaggagaacaaAGGCTTGGAGCTCCAGGGAAGGGGGGACCTGAGCGGTGGCCCAGCCAGTGGCAACATGACTGTTCAGATGGCAGGCCAGAGTGACCCTGAGCAGTGGCtaagtgtgtgtggggagaggagctga
- the LOC112236179 gene encoding cordon-bleu protein-like 1 isoform X1, translating into MKVDSSAEGQGHSCPGDFVKPVQLVMDDNVSQRTPRRRLSGSRVQSHQHLHRHQHQAQHQELVVSTKNKAPSPPVSVKGLDGAGLSQRHFVSAFPQMTMDQKENQLEQDLTLVVVLPGGVEKTATVHGSKPMMDLLVMLCAKYHLNPSGYVIELVTTNRNPIKFKPNTLIGALEAEKVLLKPKGMEDKIKKPIPQMPEATVRLVINYKNTQKTMLRVSPRVPLEDLLPSICDKCEFDRQSTFLLRDAQSKDPLDLTCSLNDFAIREVYATDTKAMYSEDVPASPTPTTTTHLDTIPPSKDKMQKEKENKGLFSLFRRSKKKPEQGMTASAPASPVFPSKPRPLSMSSLSAHSSTFNCNSMASDMPKKRRAPLPPMLVSQRCPSNLSHRQRSISDSEPEAQKDSDQMAGLSRSTESSLKRTKRKAPLPPASPSVVVHDVASLDGGGQLPNTLEEIVEQEETTASVVLDSMSDVQEDDSSLNLSTADISVDAERTEALSPPLEAPDTPYAEMETSSPPESEGPAGEDQACDLSSDGKLVHSMVNNTERTDPMLIAEMDTSEAADESPPCQAEEIGGQTDLPCEDYTTQDGVKGECSTESSHTISPPAAQPMTQSTGTQASDQLDTDPYYREWPVATSTPCPPAEDAQVQTDLTPPCPVSTPRQQEVPPPSKASTSGTVGLKKDMATSTEELLIPADPITPALSPASAAPQYQTSTQSGPAPPKPSNELTRDYIPKVGMTTYTIVPHKTLEKLRNFELELMLESPNVALEKEVGSLELKDRTKQAEQLQVTAEQTELQSIVPLESSLSQQVPTTTTTTVNSNVVEPIHSPPTPTRILPAGDDKIPSPSSGGDQAGLIAEVTEMKIPPATKPKPGSFRLPQHKRTPGYYVTSAAVKSLNASPGAGQREAPGSLVAAAAQALQLVEEDSFPPPVQWEEETSEGADVVDMEPSVPSPWPSPARAPQSPGLSLEKLRSFAAPKPYSPTTPSRFAQAVSSAVKRSQSLSTDSTSPSPRLPPFYPITSRFLVNDPKGPCGVAMGRDNGEGEENKGLELQGRGDLSGGPASGNMTVQMAGQSDPEQWLSVCGERS; encoded by the exons AGTGTCAACCAAAAACAAGGCCCCATCTCCCCCAGTATCAGTGAAGGGGCTGGATGGTGCAGGCCTCTCCCAGAGACACTTTGTATCAGCATTTCCTCAGATGACCATGGACCAGAAGGAGAACCAACTTGAACAGGACTTGACTCTGGTTGTGGTTCTGCCAGGCGGAGTGGAGAAGACAGCCACTGTCCATGGCAG CAAGCCCATGATGGATTTGTTAGTGATGCTTTGTGCCAAGTACCACCTGAACCCATCAGGCTATGTTATAGAGCTCGTCACCACCAACAGAAACCCAATCAAGTTCAAACCCAACACTCTGATCGGGGCCCTGGAGGCAGAGAAGGTTCTGCTCAAGCCCAAAGGAATGGAGGACAAGATTAAGAAGCCAATTCCTCAGATGCCAGAG GCAACTGTCCGTCTGGTAATAAACTATAAAAATACCCAGAAGACTATGCTAAGAGTCAGTCCTCGAGTCCCCCTTGAAGACCTCTTACCATCTATTTGTGACAAATGTGAATTTGACCGACAGAGCACATTTTTATTGAGAGATGCCCAATCTAAGGATCCTTTGGATTTGACCTGTTCTCTCAATGATTTTGCAATAAGGGAGGTTTATGCAACGGACACAAAAG CTATGTACTCAGAAGATGTACCTGCCTCTCCTACCCCTACTACCACAACTCATCTAG ATACCATTCCACCCAGTAAAGATAAAATGCAGAAGGAGAAAGAAAACAAGGGATTGTTCAGTTTATTCAGGAGGAGTAAGAAGAAACCTGAGCAG GGAATGACTGCTAGTGCCCCGGCGTCCCCAGTCTTTCCCAGCAAGCCTCGACCTCTTAGCATGAGTTCGCTCAGTGCCCACTCCTCCACATTCAACTGCAACTCCATGGCTTCTGACATGCCAAAGAAGAGACGGGCTCCCCTGCCCCCCATGCTGGTGTCCCAGAGATGCCCCTCTAACCTCAGCCATCGCCAGAGGTCCATCTCCGACTCAGAGCCCGAAGCCCAAAAGGACAGTGACCAG ATGGCTGGTCTGAGTCGCAGCACGGAGTCTTCCCTGAAGAGGACGAAGCGCAAGGCTCCCCTACCCCCTGCATCTCCCAGTGTGGTTGTCCATGATGTAGCTTCACTAGATGGAG GTGGCCAACTTCCTAATACACTGGAAGAGATCGTGGAGCAGGAGGAGACAACTGCCTCCGTGGTCTTAGACTCTATGAGTGATGTCCAGGAGGACGACAGCAGCCTCAACCTGTCAACAGCAGACATCTCCGTGGACGCTGAGAGAACAGAGGCCCTCTCTCCACCACTGGAGGCCCCAGACACACCGTATGCTGAGATGGAGACCTCTTCACCACCCGAGAGCGAGGGCCCAGCAGGGGAAGATCAGGCTTGTGATCTGTCCTCAGATGGCAA ACTAGTGCACAGCATGGTGAACAACACTGAGCGCACGGATCCCATGCTGATTGCCGAGATGGACACATCTGAAGCTGCAGATG AAAGCCCTCCTTGCCAAGCTGAGGAAATAGGTGGTCAGACAGACTTGCCATGTGAAGATTACACAACACAAGATGGGGTCAAAGGTGAATGTAGTACTGAGAGCTCTCATACTATCAGCCCACCAGCAGCCCAGCCTATGACACAGAGTACAGGAACACAGGCCTCAGATCAGCTGGACACTGACCCCTACTATCGTGAATGGCCAGTGGCCACAAGCACCCCCTGTCCCCCTGCTGAGGATGCCCAGGTCCAGACCGATCTCACACCACCATGTCCTGTGTCAACACCCCGACAACAGGAAGTGCCTCCCCCTTCTAAAGCCTCTACCTCTGGAACGGTGGGGCTGAAGAAGGACATGGCCACATCTACAGAGGAGCTGCTGATCCCTGCTGACCCCATCACACCTGCCTTATCTCCTGCCTCAGCAGCCCCTCAGTACCAAACGTCCACTCAAAGTGGCCCGGCCCCTCCGAAGCCATCCAATGAGCTGACCAGGGACTACATCCCCAAGGTGGGGATGACTACGTACACTATCGTGCCTCACAAGACTTTGGAGAAACTGAGAAACTTTGAGCTGGAGCTGATGTTGGAATCCCCCAACGTGGCTCTCGAGAAGGAAGTAGGTTCACTTGAACTCAAAGACCGCACTAAACAGGCTGAGCAGTTACAGGTCACAGCAGAACAGACCGAGCTGCAGTCTATTGTACCTTTGGAGTCTTCCCTATCTCAGCAagtccccaccaccactactaccactgtaAATAGCAATGTGGTTGAGCCTATTCACTCCCCCCCAACACCAACAAGAATACTTCCTGCAGGAGATGACAAGATTCCATCCCCCTCTAGTGGGGGAGACCAAGCAGGCTTAATAGCAGAGGTCACAGAGATGAAAATTCCACCCGCAACTAAACCCAAGCCTGGCTCTTTCCGCTTGCCACAGCACAAAAGAACACCTGGGTATTATGTAACCTCGGCGGCAGTGAAAAGTTTGAATGCCAGTCCTGGCGCTGGCCAGAGGGAGGCTCCAGGCAGTCTAGTGGCAGCAGCAGCGCAGGCACTGCAGCTAGTGGAGGAGGACAGCTTCCCTCCTCCGgtgcagtgggaggaggagacaTCAGAAGGCGCTGATGTAGTTGACATGGAGCCAAGTGTGCCATCTCCATGGCCCAGTCCTGCCAGGGCACCCCAATCCCCAGGGCTGAGCCTGGAGAAGCTGAGGAGTTTTGCTGCTCCCAAGCCCTACTCTCCTACGACCCCGTCCCGTTTTGCCCAGGCTGTCTCCTCGGCGGTCAAAAGGTCCCAGTCCTTATCCACAGACTCCACCTCACCCTCTCCTCGCTTGCCACCATTCTACCCAATCACAAGCCGCTTTTTAGTCAATGATCCTAAAGGACCATGTGGTGTGGCTATG GGACGTGacaatggagagggggaggagaacaaAGGCTTGGAGCTCCAGGGAAGGGGGGACCTGAGCGGTGGCCCAGCCAGTGGCAACATGACTGTTCAGATGGCAGGCCAGAGTGACCCTGAGCAGTGGCtaagtgtgtgtggggagaggagctga
- the LOC112236179 gene encoding cordon-bleu protein-like 1 isoform X4 — protein sequence MTMDQKENQLEQDLTLVVVLPGGVEKTATVHGSKPMMDLLVMLCAKYHLNPSGYVIELVTTNRNPIKFKPNTLIGALEAEKVLLKPKGMEDKIKKPIPQMPEATVRLVINYKNTQKTMLRVSPRVPLEDLLPSICDKCEFDRQSTFLLRDAQSKDPLDLTCSLNDFAIREVYATDTKAMYSEDVPASPTPTTTTHLDTIPPSKDKMQKEKENKGLFSLFRRSKKKPEQGMTASAPASPVFPSKPRPLSMSSLSAHSSTFNCNSMASDMPKKRRAPLPPMLVSQRCPSNLSHRQRSISDSEPEAQKDSDQMAGLSRSTESSLKRTKRKAPLPPASPSVVVHDVASLDGGGQLPNTLEEIVEQEETTASVVLDSMSDVQEDDSSLNLSTADISVDAERTEALSPPLEAPDTPYAEMETSSPPESEGPAGEDQACDLSSDGKLVHSMVNNTERTDPMLIAEMDTSEAADESPPCQAEEIGGQTDLPCEDYTTQDGVKGECSTESSHTISPPAAQPMTQSTGTQASDQLDTDPYYREWPVATSTPCPPAEDAQVQTDLTPPCPVSTPRQQEVPPPSKASTSGTVGLKKDMATSTEELLIPADPITPALSPASAAPQYQTSTQSGPAPPKPSNELTRDYIPKVGMTTYTIVPHKTLEKLRNFELELMLESPNVALEKEVGSLELKDRTKQAEQLQVTAEQTELQSIVPLESSLSQQVPTTTTTTVNSNVVEPIHSPPTPTRILPAGDDKIPSPSSGGDQAGLIAEVTEMKIPPATKPKPGSFRLPQHKRTPGYYVTSAAVKSLNASPGAGQREAPGSLVAAAAQALQLVEEDSFPPPVQWEEETSEGADVVDMEPSVPSPWPSPARAPQSPGLSLEKLRSFAAPKPYSPTTPSRFAQAVSSAVKRSQSLSTDSTSPSPRLPPFYPITSRFLVNDPKGPCGVAMGRDNGEGEENKGLELQGRGDLSGGPASGNMTVQMAGQSDPEQWLSVCGERS from the exons ATGACCATGGACCAGAAGGAGAACCAACTTGAACAGGACTTGACTCTGGTTGTGGTTCTGCCAGGCGGAGTGGAGAAGACAGCCACTGTCCATGGCAG CAAGCCCATGATGGATTTGTTAGTGATGCTTTGTGCCAAGTACCACCTGAACCCATCAGGCTATGTTATAGAGCTCGTCACCACCAACAGAAACCCAATCAAGTTCAAACCCAACACTCTGATCGGGGCCCTGGAGGCAGAGAAGGTTCTGCTCAAGCCCAAAGGAATGGAGGACAAGATTAAGAAGCCAATTCCTCAGATGCCAGAG GCAACTGTCCGTCTGGTAATAAACTATAAAAATACCCAGAAGACTATGCTAAGAGTCAGTCCTCGAGTCCCCCTTGAAGACCTCTTACCATCTATTTGTGACAAATGTGAATTTGACCGACAGAGCACATTTTTATTGAGAGATGCCCAATCTAAGGATCCTTTGGATTTGACCTGTTCTCTCAATGATTTTGCAATAAGGGAGGTTTATGCAACGGACACAAAAG CTATGTACTCAGAAGATGTACCTGCCTCTCCTACCCCTACTACCACAACTCATCTAG ATACCATTCCACCCAGTAAAGATAAAATGCAGAAGGAGAAAGAAAACAAGGGATTGTTCAGTTTATTCAGGAGGAGTAAGAAGAAACCTGAGCAG GGAATGACTGCTAGTGCCCCGGCGTCCCCAGTCTTTCCCAGCAAGCCTCGACCTCTTAGCATGAGTTCGCTCAGTGCCCACTCCTCCACATTCAACTGCAACTCCATGGCTTCTGACATGCCAAAGAAGAGACGGGCTCCCCTGCCCCCCATGCTGGTGTCCCAGAGATGCCCCTCTAACCTCAGCCATCGCCAGAGGTCCATCTCCGACTCAGAGCCCGAAGCCCAAAAGGACAGTGACCAG ATGGCTGGTCTGAGTCGCAGCACGGAGTCTTCCCTGAAGAGGACGAAGCGCAAGGCTCCCCTACCCCCTGCATCTCCCAGTGTGGTTGTCCATGATGTAGCTTCACTAGATGGAG GTGGCCAACTTCCTAATACACTGGAAGAGATCGTGGAGCAGGAGGAGACAACTGCCTCCGTGGTCTTAGACTCTATGAGTGATGTCCAGGAGGACGACAGCAGCCTCAACCTGTCAACAGCAGACATCTCCGTGGACGCTGAGAGAACAGAGGCCCTCTCTCCACCACTGGAGGCCCCAGACACACCGTATGCTGAGATGGAGACCTCTTCACCACCCGAGAGCGAGGGCCCAGCAGGGGAAGATCAGGCTTGTGATCTGTCCTCAGATGGCAA ACTAGTGCACAGCATGGTGAACAACACTGAGCGCACGGATCCCATGCTGATTGCCGAGATGGACACATCTGAAGCTGCAGATG AAAGCCCTCCTTGCCAAGCTGAGGAAATAGGTGGTCAGACAGACTTGCCATGTGAAGATTACACAACACAAGATGGGGTCAAAGGTGAATGTAGTACTGAGAGCTCTCATACTATCAGCCCACCAGCAGCCCAGCCTATGACACAGAGTACAGGAACACAGGCCTCAGATCAGCTGGACACTGACCCCTACTATCGTGAATGGCCAGTGGCCACAAGCACCCCCTGTCCCCCTGCTGAGGATGCCCAGGTCCAGACCGATCTCACACCACCATGTCCTGTGTCAACACCCCGACAACAGGAAGTGCCTCCCCCTTCTAAAGCCTCTACCTCTGGAACGGTGGGGCTGAAGAAGGACATGGCCACATCTACAGAGGAGCTGCTGATCCCTGCTGACCCCATCACACCTGCCTTATCTCCTGCCTCAGCAGCCCCTCAGTACCAAACGTCCACTCAAAGTGGCCCGGCCCCTCCGAAGCCATCCAATGAGCTGACCAGGGACTACATCCCCAAGGTGGGGATGACTACGTACACTATCGTGCCTCACAAGACTTTGGAGAAACTGAGAAACTTTGAGCTGGAGCTGATGTTGGAATCCCCCAACGTGGCTCTCGAGAAGGAAGTAGGTTCACTTGAACTCAAAGACCGCACTAAACAGGCTGAGCAGTTACAGGTCACAGCAGAACAGACCGAGCTGCAGTCTATTGTACCTTTGGAGTCTTCCCTATCTCAGCAagtccccaccaccactactaccactgtaAATAGCAATGTGGTTGAGCCTATTCACTCCCCCCCAACACCAACAAGAATACTTCCTGCAGGAGATGACAAGATTCCATCCCCCTCTAGTGGGGGAGACCAAGCAGGCTTAATAGCAGAGGTCACAGAGATGAAAATTCCACCCGCAACTAAACCCAAGCCTGGCTCTTTCCGCTTGCCACAGCACAAAAGAACACCTGGGTATTATGTAACCTCGGCGGCAGTGAAAAGTTTGAATGCCAGTCCTGGCGCTGGCCAGAGGGAGGCTCCAGGCAGTCTAGTGGCAGCAGCAGCGCAGGCACTGCAGCTAGTGGAGGAGGACAGCTTCCCTCCTCCGgtgcagtgggaggaggagacaTCAGAAGGCGCTGATGTAGTTGACATGGAGCCAAGTGTGCCATCTCCATGGCCCAGTCCTGCCAGGGCACCCCAATCCCCAGGGCTGAGCCTGGAGAAGCTGAGGAGTTTTGCTGCTCCCAAGCCCTACTCTCCTACGACCCCGTCCCGTTTTGCCCAGGCTGTCTCCTCGGCGGTCAAAAGGTCCCAGTCCTTATCCACAGACTCCACCTCACCCTCTCCTCGCTTGCCACCATTCTACCCAATCACAAGCCGCTTTTTAGTCAATGATCCTAAAGGACCATGTGGTGTGGCTATG GGACGTGacaatggagagggggaggagaacaaAGGCTTGGAGCTCCAGGGAAGGGGGGACCTGAGCGGTGGCCCAGCCAGTGGCAACATGACTGTTCAGATGGCAGGCCAGAGTGACCCTGAGCAGTGGCtaagtgtgtgtggggagaggagctga